In Miniphocaeibacter halophilus, the following proteins share a genomic window:
- a CDS encoding CPBP family intramembrane glutamic endopeptidase, producing the protein MEKYKNTFSRIAFGLITIMVIQNIFSILLNEFRNFIPRNLLENDWLILILSLVIQYLIAYPVGLIVMNTASNSPIEKPVEKRFLNLKQIFIISLSGFALVSLINILGNLITMLLGLFLHGNLNSNPISDIIINSNPYIMFFMTVILAPIVEEYMFRYFIYKKISIYGDKIYVLFSSLIFGMFHLNIVQGIYAFILGNILALVYVCSGKLKYPILIHMIINLLGGGISIITLTFNNNTIIFLWGILSFVLIIIGLLLFLFCLTPILNNIHFSKGEIQLEKNSSIILNPGMIIFTIIVITTMITIFFGL; encoded by the coding sequence ATGGAAAAATATAAAAACACTTTTAGTAGAATAGCCTTTGGTTTAATTACAATTATGGTTATTCAAAATATTTTTAGTATACTTTTAAATGAATTTAGAAATTTTATTCCACGAAATTTATTGGAAAATGATTGGCTAATTCTTATCTTATCCCTAGTAATTCAATATCTAATAGCCTATCCTGTTGGACTTATAGTAATGAATACCGCTTCTAATAGTCCTATAGAAAAACCTGTAGAAAAAAGATTTTTAAATTTAAAACAAATATTTATCATTTCTTTATCGGGTTTTGCTTTAGTTTCTCTAATAAATATATTAGGAAATTTAATTACAATGCTATTAGGATTATTTTTACACGGTAATTTAAACAGTAACCCAATATCTGACATAATTATAAATTCAAATCCCTATATAATGTTTTTTATGACTGTAATACTAGCACCAATCGTTGAAGAATATATGTTTAGATATTTTATCTATAAAAAAATTTCAATATATGGCGATAAAATCTATGTATTATTTAGTTCACTAATATTTGGAATGTTTCACTTAAATATAGTTCAAGGAATATACGCCTTTATACTAGGAAATATTTTAGCCTTAGTATATGTATGTTCAGGAAAGCTTAAGTACCCAATACTTATTCACATGATTATAAATTTATTAGGCGGAGGTATTTCAATAATTACCCTAACTTTTAATAACAATACTATTATCTTTCTGTGGGGAATTTTATCCTTTGTTTTAATAATTATTGGCTTATTGTTGTTTTTATTTTGCTTAACTCCTATTTTAAATAATATTCACTTTTCTAAGGGAGAAATTCAACTTGAAAAAAACAGTTCAATAATACTAAATCCCGGCATGATAATATTTACAATTATTGTTATTACTACTATGATAACTATATTCTTTGGACTTTAA
- a CDS encoding GAF domain-containing protein, translating to MVHFKYEEILDSLIDILMAEKTKEKKLQKVSEILKNNVHDVIWSGFYLTNEEEDLILGPYVGKPACIKISPGEGVCGTAALLMETKKVYDVSKFPGHIQCDEDAQSELVVPIIKNDVVYGVIDLDSDKIGNFTKEDQDFVERVRDILVNTIDWK from the coding sequence ATGGTGCATTTTAAATATGAGGAAATATTGGATTCTTTAATTGATATTTTAATGGCAGAAAAAACAAAAGAAAAAAAGCTTCAGAAAGTTTCTGAAATTTTAAAAAACAATGTCCATGATGTTATATGGTCAGGGTTTTATTTAACTAACGAAGAAGAAGACTTAATTTTAGGACCCTATGTTGGAAAACCTGCTTGTATAAAAATATCACCGGGAGAAGGTGTTTGTGGTACGGCAGCTTTATTAATGGAAACAAAAAAAGTTTATGATGTAAGTAAGTTTCCAGGGCATATTCAATGTGATGAAGATGCACAGTCCGAATTAGTTGTTCCAATAATAAAAAATGATGTAGTTTATGGAGTAATAGATTTAGATAGCGATAAAATAGGAAATTTCACAAAAGAAGATCAAGATTTTGTTGAAAGAGTAAGGGATATTTTAGTTAATACCATTGATTGGAAGTAA
- a CDS encoding NAD(P)H-dependent oxidoreductase yields the protein MFRMKNKLDELVSRGEQIRIALVGAGKMGTGLVNQISRIKGMTTSIIVDEKIDKAYHALDSAGIKKEDIIKTNSIQQAELALSKNKFVITDDYTLSYRLDKIQGVVDATGNPPFGAQLAMESIEHYKHIIMLNVECDAVVGPIIYDYARKNNVVYTGTAGDEPGAIMELANFAVGAGFNLLAVGKGKNNPLDNYATEDDLREEAISKGLYPKMLTAFVDGTNTMLELTSVANALGFTPDVLGCHGVTADIKEIPSLFSLKEQGGILNNYRVVDFCFGIAPGVFAVVTHDTKEVHDLMDYLSMGKGPNYVLYRPYHLTSLETPITIYEAIVEHDPTIAPEKGQVSDTITVAKRDLKAGQYLEGIGGKDVFGKITSHIDQRNRKLLPIALITKKTKLKTDVKKDELITYDMVELEEEQIITKLRKKQDELGL from the coding sequence ATGTTTAGAATGAAAAACAAGCTCGATGAATTAGTAAGTCGGGGAGAGCAAATAAGAATTGCATTAGTTGGTGCAGGGAAAATGGGAACAGGTCTTGTTAATCAAATTTCAAGAATAAAGGGAATGACCACATCTATAATAGTTGATGAGAAAATAGACAAGGCTTACCACGCGTTAGATTCGGCAGGTATAAAAAAAGAAGATATTATAAAAACAAACTCTATTCAACAAGCCGAACTTGCACTATCGAAGAATAAATTTGTAATTACAGATGACTATACATTGTCATATAGACTGGATAAAATTCAAGGAGTAGTGGATGCTACAGGAAATCCTCCTTTTGGAGCTCAATTGGCAATGGAATCTATAGAACACTACAAACATATAATTATGTTAAATGTAGAATGTGATGCAGTAGTTGGACCAATAATATACGATTATGCTAGAAAGAACAATGTTGTATACACAGGTACAGCTGGAGATGAGCCGGGAGCCATAATGGAACTTGCTAATTTTGCAGTTGGTGCAGGATTTAATCTATTGGCAGTTGGAAAGGGAAAAAATAATCCCTTAGACAATTATGCAACAGAAGATGATTTAAGAGAAGAAGCAATATCCAAAGGACTGTACCCCAAAATGTTGACGGCTTTTGTAGATGGAACAAACACCATGCTAGAGTTAACTTCTGTAGCAAATGCCTTAGGTTTTACACCGGATGTATTAGGATGTCATGGTGTTACAGCTGATATTAAAGAAATCCCTAGTCTATTTTCCTTAAAAGAGCAAGGTGGAATACTAAATAATTACAGGGTAGTAGATTTTTGCTTTGGCATAGCACCAGGAGTTTTTGCCGTTGTTACCCATGACACAAAAGAGGTGCATGATTTAATGGATTATCTTTCAATGGGAAAGGGACCAAACTATGTATTGTATAGGCCTTATCACTTAACAAGTCTAGAAACCCCTATTACAATATATGAAGCTATCGTTGAACATGATCCAACAATAGCTCCGGAAAAAGGTCAGGTTTCAGATACTATAACAGTAGCCAAAAGGGATTTAAAAGCAGGTCAATACTTAGAAGGAATTGGTGGAAAGGATGTTTTTGGTAAAATAACAAGCCATATAGACCAAAGAAATAGAAAATTATTACCAATAGCCTTAATTACTAAAAAAACTAAATTAAAAACCGATGTAAAAAAAGATGAGTTAATAACCTATGATATGGTAGAATTAGAAGAGGAACAAATAATTACTAAATTAAGAAAAAAGCAAGACGAACTAGGTTTATAG
- a CDS encoding NAD(P)/FAD-dependent oxidoreductase: MSKVIIVGAGASGVMASILLKRKGHEVLVFERNEKPMKKIYATGNGRCNFTNRNIEFSNYHGKNPKFVMSAIKSFGYDEVIDFFNDIGIKELELENGKIYPMSLQASSVVKQMTLEAEKLGVKFKYNSYIKMLDFKNKPKAILYNNEEFEGDYIIVATGGKAMTKSGSDGNGYLLLEKIGHSIISTHPGIVQLKLENNEFKKINGTKIPGYIYLMNKNKKTMEQFSDILFTDYGISGPGILQISGEAIRKLKANKDVYISVDLLPYLKEDELYSYLKSNFEKNSYKKLSQALVGTINDKVISSLIEYLNLEDIVVGNLSKEIIFEISKTIKDLRLKVTGYKSEKDGQVTCGGISTKEIDPRTMKSKIQDKLYIIGEIMDIDGDCGGYNLHWAWASANACAKDIV, translated from the coding sequence ATGTCTAAAGTCATAATTGTAGGTGCTGGTGCTTCAGGAGTTATGGCCAGTATTCTCTTAAAAAGAAAAGGCCATGAAGTATTAGTATTTGAAAGAAATGAAAAACCGATGAAAAAAATTTACGCTACTGGAAATGGTAGATGTAATTTTACAAATAGAAATATAGAGTTTAGTAATTATCATGGGAAAAATCCTAAATTTGTAATGTCGGCAATAAAAAGTTTTGGTTATGATGAAGTAATTGATTTTTTTAATGATATAGGAATAAAAGAACTAGAATTAGAAAATGGTAAAATTTATCCTATGAGCCTACAGGCTAGTTCTGTTGTAAAACAAATGACTTTAGAAGCTGAAAAGCTTGGAGTTAAGTTTAAATACAATAGTTATATAAAGATGTTGGACTTTAAAAACAAACCTAAGGCTATCTTATATAATAATGAAGAATTTGAAGGGGACTATATAATTGTTGCTACAGGTGGAAAAGCCATGACAAAATCCGGCTCAGACGGAAATGGATATTTGCTATTGGAAAAAATAGGTCATAGTATTATTTCTACACATCCAGGTATTGTCCAGTTAAAATTAGAAAATAATGAATTTAAGAAAATAAATGGAACGAAAATACCGGGCTATATTTATTTAATGAATAAAAACAAAAAGACAATGGAGCAGTTTTCTGATATATTATTTACAGACTATGGAATATCAGGACCGGGGATATTACAAATATCCGGTGAAGCTATAAGAAAGTTAAAGGCTAATAAAGATGTTTATATTTCGGTAGATTTACTGCCATATTTGAAAGAAGACGAGCTATATAGTTATTTAAAGAGTAATTTTGAAAAAAATAGCTATAAAAAATTATCACAAGCTTTAGTTGGAACAATTAACGATAAGGTTATTAGCTCGTTAATAGAATATTTAAACTTAGAGGATATAGTAGTTGGAAATTTGTCAAAGGAAATTATTTTTGAAATATCAAAGACTATTAAGGACTTACGTTTAAAAGTTACCGGCTATAAATCTGAAAAAGATGGTCAAGTTACTTGTGGTGGCATTTCTACAAAAGAAATTGACCCAAGAACTATGAAATCAAAAATACAGGATAAATTATATATCATAGGAGAAATAATGGATATAGATGGAGATTGTGGAGGATACAATCTTCATTGGGCATGGGCTTCTGCAAATGCCTGTGCTAAAGACATTGTTTAA